A genomic region of Solanum dulcamara chromosome 2, daSolDulc1.2, whole genome shotgun sequence contains the following coding sequences:
- the LOC129872917 gene encoding uncharacterized protein LOC129872917 has translation MSRAGVVNFKGSWDDYPSLIEFPTIIATTPVPPMKGVIRFDKKGKPIPRYIGLYQTVQKQERKRERKRQPRLEKFKARADSRAQFTALSTQSLTRRTGHGAAFHAHRHRYRFLESVSSDRRGPIVSEPISVYLVFHVSLLRIFIGDPSPIVPLVNVEVNESLSYEEVPVEILDQKVRKLRNKEVASINVLWRNQEFEGVTWEAEANIISQYPHLFPSLPSWVFACRCIKAYKASAEMVIKPVYCGRDILVDGTYKAVEAASDSSMGGVSRFRAAAELVCIVG, from the exons ATGTCGCGAGCTGGGGTTGTTAACtttaaaggtagctgggatgattatccatcacttatcgaGTTTCCTAccataatagctaccactcca GTGCcacccatgaaaggagtaataagGTTTGACAAAAAGGGGAAGCCAATCCCGAGATACATTGGTCTTTACCAGACCGT CCAAaaacaagagagaaaacgtgagagaaagaggcAGCCACGGCTTGAAAagttcaag GCCAGGGCAGATtctcgtgcacaattcactgcattatctacTCAGTCCCTCACTAGAAGGACAGGgcac ggggctgcgtttcatgcccataggcACAGATACAGGTTTTTGGAGTCTGTCAGCTCAGATAGAAGAGGccccattgtatcagagccta TATCTGTGTatctagtgtttcatgtgtccttgTTGAGGATTTTCATAGGTGATCCTAGCCCTATTGTACCCTTGGTCAACGTTGAGGTGAATGAGAGTCTCTCTTATGAGGAAGTTCCAGTTGAGATTCTAGACCAAaaagttaggaagttgaggaacaaagaagtagCTTCAATTAATGTtttgtggaggaatcaagagtTTGAGGGtgttacatgggaagctgaagccAATATAATATcgcaatatcctcatctctttccttccctGCCTAGTTggg TTTTTGCCTGCCGCTGCATTAAGGCGTATAAGGCTTCGGCCGAGATGGTAATTAAGCCTGTTTATTGTGGACGTGATATACTCGTAGATGGGACTTATAAGGCGGTCGAGGCTGCCTCTGATAGCTCCATGGGTGGTGTCTCGAGGTTCAGAGCAGCTGCTGAATTAGTTTGCATAGTTGGCTGA